The DNA segment ATAAGCTTCCTGATTCTGTGCTACATTCAATCTTACGGAGCTACCATCTGCTAACAAGATGAAGGAATCGCCATCATTAATAAATGCAATTTCTCCCAGATCATTTAGTGCAGTAATCGATTTGCCAGATAATACAGGGATCGAATCAACATCAGGCAGCAAGTAAACTTTACCGTCTTGTTTCACTAATAACTGGCCAGCGTTGTTGATTGCTAAGCCGGTACTACCAAAGCCTAAGGGATTAGAAACCGTCCCGTCCTGTTGCATAATAAAAACTTCAGAGGTGGTTTGATTAGTACCGATCACTTGACCCGCGTTGTTAATCCCAACACCGGTGTTATTGACTGCACCGAGCCCATTCAGAGGCGTGCCTGTCGCGAGAGCATTTTCCCAAAGTATCGCCTGAACTTGATTTGGATTGTCAAGGCGATTACCCAGGATTTGCCCCCGATTATTAATAATGATGTGCGATGTAAAATTGTAGTAGTCCTCGCTTACATTAGCCGAGGCCAACGTGCCGAGGTTAACTGGAGATATTGTCGAGCTACCCTGTTGCCAATTCCAGATGACGGCATTGCGCACATTGGTAGATTGGTTTTGGTTTGCGGGATCAATTGAGTCAGAAAAACCGACTATTTGCCCCAGGTCGTTGATGGATTGGGCATGGGCGGATGGATTTTCGGACCATGGCAGAAGGTCTGTTACCTGATAAATCACTCCAGCGAATGATGGCAATGCCGTAATCGCCAACATAAAGCCAGTGACAACTTCCAACGGAGCGAGCCTGAGGAATAAATTTTTCACATTCATGACGAGATCCCTGGCTGAGGTAAATCAACAACGAATTACCCAAGTCACATGACTTGATGTCAACTAATTTAAATACTGAATTCAGAGGAACTCACAATCAACTAAGAGGAACTTGCAAAACTCGATAAACCGAACGTAATTAGTGGCAAGAATGGCCAAAAAAGAAAAAAATGCGCCGGACCAAAAGCGATAAAGTTGGCCTACTAAAACCCAAAAAATCATCAATAAATTAACAGGTTACACGAGACTTTATCACAAGCGTGGTTGAACATTCAAAGTTCATTATTTCCATGGCTAGCGGAAGAGTTAGGTCCACTGACGGCGAAGCAGCAGGAATTAGCCACGACACTGTAACGGGTGCGCATTGAAGTGTTCATTTATTCCTCGCGCGGTTTTCCAGGTCGCCCGGCGCAAGATCGTACCGCTATCGCGAGGGGTTCGTCGCGAAGATGATCTACAACCAACCGACGACGCGGGCTTTGCTGGATCGACTGTTAACGGATAGCACGTTACGGCGCATTTGTGACTGGGGGAGCAAAGGTGGTGTCCGTGGCCCATCCGCGGAGGTGTTTCATTTCAACTCAGATGGCAAGGTTACGAAAGCCTATGCCCATTACCTCTAACTTCATTGGCTTTATGCCTATTCCTAGTCGCGGCAGATGCGGCACATTCTCGCCATGCCACGTTAGCTTTCAAAATCACAACTATTCATGGCTGAATGCCATCGGTAATCTGTTCGGTTTGCCGCAACATCTGCTGGATACGATCGAAGCGAAAATCTTCCGCCAACTTGGCCATCAGTTCGGCTTCGGCCGGGTATTCGGGACGCAGACGATTGAGAATAAGCATTAAGTTATCCTTGTCCAAGGTCATGGCGGCCTGGCTTAAATCGCTTATTAACTCGGGCGGCAAATCGGCTAGATTGGTAATCGCCGGCACAATTTCCGATTGGGTTTCGGCGGACTCGAAACGCAGCCCTAGCGCCCGTCCGATGGCTTCGAACAAACGTTGGGCCTCGATGGGTTTGCTCAACATCTCATCGCAACCGGCCGCCAACACTTGTTCCTTATCTTCCTCGAAAGCCGAAGCGGTCAGAGCAAGAATCGGGAATTTGTCGCCCCCAAGTAGCGAACGTATCGCTCGGGTGGCCTGGTAGCCATCCATCACCGGCATGCGCATATCCATCAGAATCAGCTGAGGATGCCAGCTTTGGAACAATTCGACCGCTTCCTGGCCATTGGCGGCTATCGCTACCTCGCAGCCGATCTGTCTCAATAATTGCTCCACCACCTGCTGGTTATCGAGTTTATCTTCGGCCACCAGGATACGCGGCGCATGCTGGCCGGCCGCCAAGCCGACGATTCCAGCGGGGCTGGCGGTATTGGATACGGCTTCGGCAATTGGCAACGGAATCCCGAAAGCAAAAGTACTGCCCTTGCCCAGCTCACTGGTCACGGTCAACTCCCCTCCCATCAGGCGAACGAACTCCCGGCTGATAGCCAGCCCCAAACCCGTACCCTCGCCCTTGGCGATGCCGCCGGCGGTTTGGTAGAAGGCTTTGAAAATACGACCCTGATCATCCTCGGCGATGCCGGGGCCGGTGTCGCTGACCTCGAAGCGAATAGTTCGATCCGGCAGCAGGTTGACATTCAGGCAAATCCGGCCTCGATCGGTATATTTCACGGCATTGCCCAGCAAGTTGAGCAGCACCTGATGCAGATGGTGAACGTCCCCCTGGACATAGCACGGCAAGTCGGAAGCTCGTTCGACACTGAAAGCCAGTCCCTTGGTTTCCGCGCGGACACGTATCATCTCTTCTACCGCATTTAGGGCAAGAGGCAAATCGAAGGCCTCATTGGTGACCGTGGTTCGGCCGGCTTCGATGCGGGAGATTTCCAGTACGTCGTTGATCAGCGCCAGGAGATGATTGCCAGAACGATTAATGGTGGCAATGTTGCGGCGCTCATCTTCCGGAATGCGCTGATCGCGCGCCATGATCTGAGCAAAGCCGAGGATGGCGTTCAAAGGCGTCCGCAACTCATGCGACATATTGGCCAGGAAAATACTCTTGGCACGATTGGCCGCCTCGGCTGCGTCGCGGGCTTGCTCAAGCTCCCGCGTGCGCTCGGCCACGAGTTGTTCGAGGTGGCACCGATAGCTGTCCAATTCCGCCTCCGCTTTCTTGCGTTCGGCTATTTCCCGTTCCAGCGAGTCGCGAGAGGTAGTGATAAGCTGCAACTGCCGCGACATGCTGTCTATCGAGTTAGACAGGTCGCCCATCTCGTCATGGCTCATCAGGCCAACCCTATGTTCCAGATGGCCTTTGCCTATGATTCGGGCCCCCTGCCGCAGGCGGCTGATCGGCTCCAATACCCGGCGTCCCAGCAAATAGGTATTGATGCTAATAAAAACCAGCCAGTAGACCACGCTGGCGACGAACAGGCTTATCAATATCGCCTCATCCGCTTCACTACGGCGTCTGGCCTCGCTACGCGAGGTTTCAATGCTGGTGATCAGGCTGCGTACCCGTAACTCGAACTGGGCCGTCGTCACCTCTCGAGTCATGATCAGATCGTCGGTCGCATTGTTGCGTTCGTGATATTTGACCAGGTCTTCGAACACGCCGCGCAAAAATTCGCTGTCATGCCGGATTATAGGTAATAGGCGGTCTTTGTTGCCGGTCGCTATCGCATCCAGATGATTCATCGCTTCGGCGTGCAACGCGAACCATTGTTGTTTCGGGCGCTCCGAGCGTGTCAGCCGATATTCGTTGGCCAGATTATTGATTTGGGTAAAATCCGAGACCAGATGGTCTAGGGTTGCCACGGTCAGCCGGATTCGAGTGGTACGCTCTTGCATTTGCCAAATCAACAGGCTTAGCAAAGCCATGATGGCAAAGGCAGCAGTGAAACTCAGCGTGGCCCATTTCCGTATCCTCATGTTCCCGCTCCATTCAGGTCACATCGTCCGATGCCGTGAAATTTCATTTCAACGAACGATGGTGACCGCTTCGGGTTTGACCGCCTTCAGCGGTTCGGTTGCGAAGAAATCCAGATAATTCGGCATCGCTTGCCGCGGCACGATGCCACGTTGCATAACCCAGTGGGATAAGCTTTCCAGTATCACCAGCATGGCCTGATCGAGGCGCAGGGCGAAACGATAAACATTGGTATCGTAGAGTTCCGCGCTGATCTTGGCCCGCTCGGCCAGCACTCGGCGCATGTCTTCCGGTTGCTCTTGATGATGATGTTCCGCTTCCACTAGGGCATGAAAGAATTTCTGGAGAGTCTCGCCATGGCCGGCCACATAATCCGGGCTGGCGGTGATGTACCAGGTCAGGGTGTAATAGTGGGGGTTCGAATAGCTGTAGGCATGATCACCCAATTGTTTTTGCCAAGCCAACACATAGGGTTGCCAGCCGACACCGGCGTCAACCTCCCCCGAGGCCAAGGCCTCGCCGATCTTGTCGGTGGAAATCGAAACTATCCTGACCTGATCGCGAGTGATGTTATGGTTGGTCAGTGT comes from the Methylomonas sp. LL1 genome and includes:
- a CDS encoding ATP-binding protein; the protein is MRIRKWATLSFTAAFAIMALLSLLIWQMQERTTRIRLTVATLDHLVSDFTQINNLANEYRLTRSERPKQQWFALHAEAMNHLDAIATGNKDRLLPIIRHDSEFLRGVFEDLVKYHERNNATDDLIMTREVTTAQFELRVRSLITSIETSRSEARRRSEADEAILISLFVASVVYWLVFISINTYLLGRRVLEPISRLRQGARIIGKGHLEHRVGLMSHDEMGDLSNSIDSMSRQLQLITTSRDSLEREIAERKKAEAELDSYRCHLEQLVAERTRELEQARDAAEAANRAKSIFLANMSHELRTPLNAILGFAQIMARDQRIPEDERRNIATINRSGNHLLALINDVLEISRIEAGRTTVTNEAFDLPLALNAVEEMIRVRAETKGLAFSVERASDLPCYVQGDVHHLHQVLLNLLGNAVKYTDRGRICLNVNLLPDRTIRFEVSDTGPGIAEDDQGRIFKAFYQTAGGIAKGEGTGLGLAISREFVRLMGGELTVTSELGKGSTFAFGIPLPIAEAVSNTASPAGIVGLAAGQHAPRILVAEDKLDNQQVVEQLLRQIGCEVAIAANGQEAVELFQSWHPQLILMDMRMPVMDGYQATRAIRSLLGGDKFPILALTASAFEEDKEQVLAAGCDEMLSKPIEAQRLFEAIGRALGLRFESAETQSEIVPAITNLADLPPELISDLSQAAMTLDKDNLMLILNRLRPEYPAEAELMAKLAEDFRFDRIQQMLRQTEQITDGIQP
- a CDS encoding ABC transporter substrate-binding protein gives rise to the protein MNHAVLKRIRTMTVLVLVILFGAGVSGCDKAAERQTVKEKIVIASSPYALTGLVFLAIDQGLFEQQGLDVVVDLKPSGKQSLDAMLEQKAQIALASETPVVKTIMTGKRLAILGSLGESFGDIMLVGNMDHGMAKPEDLRGKAIAVEVGTSSEYFLDATLTNHNITRDQVRIVSISTDKIGEALASGEVDAGVGWQPYVLAWQKQLGDHAYSYSNPHYYTLTWYITASPDYVAGHGETLQKFFHALVEAEHHHQEQPEDMRRVLAERAKISAELYDTNVYRFALRLDQAMLVILESLSHWVMQRGIVPRQAMPNYLDFFATEPLKAVKPEAVTIVR